Within the Telopea speciosissima isolate NSW1024214 ecotype Mountain lineage chromosome 4, Tspe_v1, whole genome shotgun sequence genome, the region CAAATAGAAAACAAGATCACAAAATACATCACAACGCAATTCTTCATCAAAGAAACGAGAAGCAACATCAAATGGTGTGGACTAACGGTTTCTAATAACATGTAAACAAAGTCAGGGTAAAATCTGTAGAGAGAATCAAGCCATTGTTCTGCAGATACAGACCACTGAGgaagaaaccccaaaatacacacacacagagatcgagagagagagagaggagtaatGTCAAGGATGAGGATTGAGGAATCACCATTTTAGCGCTCTTATTGCGGAAATCTCCGGCCTTTTCTCCGAACTTCAACGAAGCTGAAGTAACGACTAACGAGGTCCCACAGATGAGACACCGAAAGCCTAAAATtggaaagaacaagaagagggTACCAAGGTTAGCTGAGCGTCGTCGTTGGAAGCCAGATCCGTCGGAGTACAAGACCCCCAGATGCGAAACCttccttatttatatatataaatgcaaATGAGATTCCTCTATTGCTTATGCTGACTCTCAAAATGTATACAACATACGATGACCGATGGGGAAGGATTAAATTTCGATGTCATTTTAAGCTTTGTGTTTAGTGAAattcttgttctttgttttaGTTAAAGGGaaatttcacgtacctccccGGAGTTATGACTTAAAGTACATTTTGACCCATgaagttttgaaaatttcatgtaCTTCTCCTGTTTTTCAAACTaaataacaaaaacacccagTCCATTAACTGTAAACGGTTAACAATAAAATTGTATTTTTATTGATCAAAAtgtcctcatcttccccaaatcgtttcccCAAAATCTGCAagtcaaaattttcctttttggatTTAAATCATTTAAGGTTTGCTCCCTCTCTCTCTACCACTCGCTCCACCTTCCCCACAAGCATAGTTCATGGCCTCCAGCAACGTATCTGCAGGAACACTAGGCTTTGCCACACACCAAAGCCCCCCTCTCCTCCCCTGTTTCCACCAAAGCGTGGACGCTGGGCCTTTTGTCACCGGTTCGCCCTGCCCCTCTCAACATAGAATCGGAATAAGGCTGGATTTCAACCGGTGAAAGTACAAATAAACAGGTTGGCTCCATCCTCCCTTGCTCATAGTGTCGAGTTTGAATCCAATAAACACCACTCAAGATACAATGCAAAATGTTCAGAGTCCACTAGCAGATGAGCCATTCAATTGAATAGGCGCCCAATTTTTCCATCTAACCAAATGGAGTGTCCTCTTCCACTCAACTGGTTTGGAGTATAAATCAAGATGCAGGAACTACAGTTCACCATTTTACTTCCTTGTTACCTTTTCTATGCCGGTTGCTTTGACCCGCAATTACAAATGGGCCAAGCTTagaaccctaaacctaactCATTTCAATGCAAGTTATTAAAATGTGATGATGCATCTTCACCGGATCATTGGGTATACTCTCAACTTATTAGCTGTTCTCTCTTCCCACCCCACCACCCCTCCCTTCTTTTTCGACCGGGAGGGGAAGGGATGCCATTTCATTCATGTAATCACCTAAAAAATGCAGCTTTCTTTACCTCCCTGGCCACGGATCCTGGTCACTGGAGAGGACTGGGGAGACCATATTGAGGGGCTGAAGGGTGTGCCATCTGGCTGGAGGAGTGCATTTAGTCTGACCAGTCAGTCTCCAGTTGCTCCCCTTCCCTTCACTTCCTGTCACTTCTTTTGGAACCATATAGAGGCACAACATATTTCTAAAGTTCAGAAGTTGgttatttcaataaaataaaataaaattagagaTGCCACTTGCATCCATTCCATCATCCATCAAACTCCATTGATCACAAGTTGCCTATCCACTTAAAATGGTGAAAGGAAAGGCAACACCAGAATCTCTGTTTCAGTTCTTCATATAAATAGTAGAAGCAAATCCCAGATAACCATAAATTCTGATATTATCTAATAAGAAAAGCAATTTTTATAGTTTCATCCTACAACATGGTATTAATGCATAAAACATACAATTTGAATAACTGGCCTGTCTTCTGCAACTACAAAGATTAGTGTATTCACACATATGATGAACTGGTAATTGAAGCACCTAACCAACAAACAGGAGATTTTATTAGACACTGAATAGTCCCCTCGTCACCCTGTTGTTTCAAGGGGATTGATTACAAGGTGTTGGTGACAATTGGGAACAACACTTTCTACACGTACATGAATTATCTTACTACCAGCCTGTTGCCAAGCTCTTCATTATTGACCTGTATTAAGCTGCATCTGTCAGTCATTTGAAGCTCTTCATCCAACAGGCTTTTGTACTTATAATCTCTGTCCTCCAAATCACGCATAACTTCAACCTAGAGTGGGGGAATATAAAGCAACATTATAAACAAAATCCAATTGAGTTACAAGAGAACCAAGATGCTTTCCCTGTCTCCTAATGGGGGACTATACATGCAATGGTTGTTGATTTAAGGCTACATTTTTGTAAGGTGTAATCACATCCACTGGTTAGCCTAACCACCAGTAAACagggtttctttcttttcttttttggttttttttgtttttattggtACCTACTCTATCCTATTCTATGGGAGGGTGGGGGAAGGTGAGaaccaggaggcttgaacccaagacctcctggtaaGATGGGCTTTAATGCTCCACACTCTGCCAAGAGTGCTAGGCACATTCTCAGATAAACAAAACCTACCATGTGGCAGTACTTGAGTGGGTTCATGTGATAGAGAACGTTGCACATGTCCCACTGATCAAGTTTCAACCAGGAGGTAGGGGAAGTGCCTTAAAAAGTGAGTTCAAAGTTACatcaaaattataaaaatatcatGAGATTTAATTATAGTGAAAAGGCATCCtgtaattttatgaaaattcGGATGCACTTTTAAGGTGTTTCCCCCACCTGTTTTGGCCTGGAATTTAATTAGTAGGAAACGTAAAAGATCCTCTTTCTCATGGACCCACCCATTCACTGCCATGTGGGTCATAAAGTATAAGGTCACTATTAAACATCACTGGGCATAGTGACAACTAGAAGCTCCCATTTTTTGGGCGGGGAGTACTATAACAGGTTTTACATTAGACCAGCAACCATGAACTCAGTTACTATTCAGAGGGCACAATAAGATCTAATGATCAAGTCGTTGGGGTGACAAACAGATGAAATCAAGTCCAATTGGTAGTTTGGTACGgcaatttctttcctttttgaagTTTCAAAGTTTCTTTGATCTCCAATGACTTGATCTTTCAAAAAACAAATTACCTGCTTTTGAAACAAATCAAATTCATCAGAGCTCAAGGAGCCATCACTGTTTGCATCAAGAAGTTGCATCATCTCCCGGGCATCCTCTCCCTTGGCTCCAAGCTCTTCCATCACTTCTGTAAGTTCCTCAATGCTGATCCTACCATCCCCATTCTTATCAAGAAGGCGGAAGATTTGATTCCTCTGATCAATCTCAACACCTCTATGACTCGTGGAAGGGAGATCTTTAAGACGCAATGCTGCAAGCTCAGCTGCAGCCATCATAATGGCCTTGAGCCGTTTTGCCTGAGCATTCACTAAATAGTGAGTAAAATTACTTTGTTTCTAAAACCAATATCTAAAACCAATATTGTTAATAGGAATTTCTGAGGAGTTTCATGGCCTTGAAcataaaatggaaagaaaatgaCAGCAGCAAACCCTGCCCAAACTCATTCAATAAGTCCCTCCTCCCAAAAAGAATTAGATTAAAGGAACAGTGAAAAGATGCCCCTCCACTATGAACTGGAAGGTAGTTGTCAGCAAATATTCAAAGCTCGTATGTGTGTTTGGACTTCTTGTTTGAGAAATTTGAGATTGTATTTCATTAAACCACAAATAAGAACGGAAGACCAACCTAAAACCATTTGAAAAACAGATGTGGAAGAAAAGGTTAGTAACTAAGAATACATGGCAAACAACAATAGAAAAAAGACATGGTGCTATATGAATTTCAATTGCATGATGGAATGAAACTTACCTCCTCTGGATCGGTGAGGCCACCTTTGTAGAATGAATGGGATGCAGTTCCACCAGCCGCCAACATGTCCATCTCTGTGCTGCGTATCTGTATTTCCATCAGCGGCCTAGTCCTGCCATTCTCACTAAGATCAACTGCCATATGTAAACTCCTATATCCATTTGCTTTGGGTctggtaatatagtcttttgaCCTTTCTGGTATTTCTTTCCAGAGAGATTGGATCATTTCCCTTGCTCTGAAACATGCTTTCTCACCCATCTCTGACATGTTATCTCCGGCTCTAGGGTTCAATATCACCCGCAACCCTAAAACATCATTTACTTCTTCTGGCTTGCGACCATCCTTCAAAAGTTTCTTCATTGTGCTGTAACGGCTTTTATATCGACCTTGGATGGCTATCTTTTTCACCATTTCCCCTAATGCAGGATCACTTTTTAGACATTGGAGAAGCTGCTCCCTGTACATATCTATGAGTGGCATACTTCCTGTTTCATGGCTTCTCAACCATGCATCCACATAAAGGTATGAGTAAGGAAACAAGTATCTGAAGGAAAGGTCCTCCAGCTCAAGTGATAAGGCGTCAGTACCAACAGCATGAGCTAAGGGTGCATATATCTTCATAACTTCCAGAGACAACCTTTGTTGTTCATATCTTGGGAGGTAATCCAGATGCCTCATTGCATCAAGCTTCAGAGCAAGGTCTAGAATCAAAGCCCTAATGCAATAGT harbors:
- the LOC122657437 gene encoding probable GTP diphosphokinase CRSH, chloroplastic — its product is MEIKSPGFSPQPIPRTRVSVTCFSLIWKCHPNITYGRGRGRGRGRCRRRNLALGVSLFSFMGPSATARAPKELEQPGGRMVTELVRAFNELTERINVISTSSSRLLFQSLKLSIPLLQALPFAPDGRSPLSKALSVALILADLQMDAEVISAATLREVLEAGAISIREVGHNVGTSTAHLLHESLRLRALPSKVEVLDDDSAATLRKYCLTYYCIRALILDLALKLDAMRHLDYLPRYEQQRLSLEVMKIYAPLAHAVGTDALSLELEDLSFRYLFPYSYLYVDAWLRSHETGSMPLIDMYREQLLQCLKSDPALGEMVKKIAIQGRYKSRYSTMKKLLKDGRKPEEVNDVLGLRVILNPRAGDNMSEMGEKACFRAREMIQSLWKEIPERSKDYITRPKANGYRSLHMAVDLSENGRTRPLMEIQIRSTEMDMLAAGGTASHSFYKGGLTDPEEAKRLKAIMMAAAELAALRLKDLPSTSHRGVEIDQRNQIFRLLDKNGDGRISIEELTEVMEELGAKGEDAREMMQLLDANSDGSLSSDEFDLFQKQVEVMRDLEDRDYKYKSLLDEELQMTDRCSLIQVNNEELGNRLVVR